GACTTTCACCGATCACGAGGTGCGTGCAGCCCTTGCCAGGAAGGGCATCGAGAGAGCAGCACGGGAATGGATGCGTTGCACGGTCAAGGACGTGCAGACCGTGCTCACCGAGCTGCGCACCGGCCAGAGGTTCACCGGTACGCACTCCCAGACCTTCGCGATGCGGGAAGAACAGATCGCAGCGGTTGAGAAGACTTGCGACTACTTCCGCTCGATCTGGGCGGAGGACAAAAAAGCCGTTCCGCGCTTTCTGTGGAACGCCAAGATGCGTTTCGGCAAGACTTTCACCAGCTATCAGCTCGCCAAGAAACTCGGGGCCAGGCGCGTGCTGGTGGTCACCTTCAAGCCCGCCGTGGAGGACGCCTGGCAGACGGACCTTGAAGCGCACGCGGACTTCGACGGCTGGCAATACCTCTCCCGTAATTCCGGCAGCGATCCGACCCAAATCGCCGCAGAAAAGCCGCTCGTCTATTTCGGCTCCTTCCAAGACTTGCTGGGGCGCGATGGTGCGGGAAATATCAAGGCGAAGAACGAATGGCTGCACAAGGTGAACTGGGACTTGGTGATTTTTGACGAATACCACTTCGGCGCGTGGCGCGACACCGCGAAAGAATTGTTCGAGGGCGAAGAGGACGCGGTCGCGAAGAAGGAAGCCAATCTCGAATACGCTGCGGATTTGGAACGTGTGAACGTCGATCTTGGCGAACTCTCAGGGAAAGAGGCCGAGTTTCTGCCCATTGCCACCAGGGCCTACCTCTATCTCTCCGGCACGCCATTCAAGGCACTAGCCACGGGCAAGTTCATTGAGGAACAGATATTCAACTGGACCTACACCGACGAGCAGCGTGCGAAGGAAGCGTTCGCGGCGATGAACCCCGGCGCGTGGAACCCCTATGGCGCGCTGCCGCAGATGTCGTTGCTCACCTACCAGATGCCGGACGAGTTGTTGGAGATCGCGAGTGCGGGCGAGTTCGACGAGTTCGACCTCAACGCCTTCTTCGAGGCCACGGGCGAGGGGCACAAGGCGCGATTCAAGCACAAGGACGACGTGCAAAAGTGGCTGGACATCATTCGCGGCAACTATGCGCCCAAGGCGGTGGAATATCTCAAGACCGGTAAGCGACCGCCGTTTCCATATTCGGATAAGTACCTGCTGCCGTATCTCCAGCACTCGTTCTGGTTCCTGCCCAGCGTCGCGGCGTGCCGCGCGATGGCGAACCTGCTGGCCGAGAAGGATAACGTCTTCTGGCAAGACTACAAAGTAGTCGTGGCTGCTGGCGCTGCGGCGGGCATTGGGCTTGAAGCGCTGCCGCCTGTCCGCCGGGCGATCGGCGGCGGTTACGATAACAAGACCATTACGCTTTCGTGCGGCAAGCTTACCACCGGTGTCACCGTGCCCCAGTGGTCTTCGATCATGATGCTGCGCAATCTGAAATCGCCAGAGAGCTACTTCCAGGCGGCGTTTCGCGTGCAGTCGCCGTGGTCGATCAAGAATCCCAACGGCGACAACCCGAACGAGGAGGAGATCATCAAGCCCGCCTGTTTCGTGTTCGACTTTGCGCCCACGCGGGCGCTACGGCAAATCTCTGAATATGGCATCGGGCTTGCGCCCGGCGAGCCGAATCCCGAGAACGCCGTCCGCGACCTCGTGTCATTCCTGCCAGTGCTGGCTTATGACGGCGCAAACATGACGCAGATTGATGCGGGCGGCATTCTCGACATTG
Above is a genomic segment from Candidatus Hydrogenedentota bacterium containing:
- a CDS encoding GIY-YIG nuclease family protein translates to MMSKTIEEILVPKLETRPRIYAYSIADGAHAGLLKIGQTTRAVKQRVADQLKTAAIENYTIELDESAVRDDGTTFTDHEVRAALARKGIERAAREWMRCTVKDVQTVLTELRTGQRFTGTHSQTFAMREEQIAAVEKTCDYFRSIWAEDKKAVPRFLWNAKMRFGKTFTSYQLAKKLGARRVLVVTFKPAVEDAWQTDLEAHADFDGWQYLSRNSGSDPTQIAAEKPLVYFGSFQDLLGRDGAGNIKAKNEWLHKVNWDLVIFDEYHFGAWRDTAKELFEGEEDAVAKKEANLEYAADLERVNVDLGELSGKEAEFLPIATRAYLYLSGTPFKALATGKFIEEQIFNWTYTDEQRAKEAFAAMNPGAWNPYGALPQMSLLTYQMPDELLEIASAGEFDEFDLNAFFEATGEGHKARFKHKDDVQKWLDIIRGNYAPKAVEYLKTGKRPPFPYSDKYLLPYLQHSFWFLPSVAACRAMANLLAEKDNVFWQDYKVVVAAGAAAGIGLEALPPVRRAIGGGYDNKTITLSCGKLTTGVTVPQWSSIMMLRNLKSPESYFQAAFRVQSPWSIKNPNGDNPNEEEIIKPACFVFDFAPTRALRQISEYGIGLAPGEPNPENAVRDLVSFLPVLAYDGANMTQIDAGGILDIAMSGTSATLLARKWESALLVNVDNDTLRRIFDNPAAMDAVGRIEGWRKLGDNVIETIINKSEKVKDLKNKAKNNDLSPIEKKQLTTEEKDLKSKRKEVQEKLIKFATRIPAFMYLTDFRENTLQDVITKIEPALFEIVTGLTVMDFHLLVQLKVFNTEQMNQAVFAFRRYEDASLQYTGIKSHVGLTHVGLYDTVVAKE